A genome region from Chitinophagales bacterium includes the following:
- the proS gene encoding proline--tRNA ligase — translation MAKGISSRAEDYSQWYNDLVIKGGLAEHSSVRGCMVIKPYGYAIWENMQSVLDKMFKDTGHQNAYFPLFIPKSFLSKEAAHVEGFAKECAVVTHYRLKNDPDGNGIIVDPDAKLEEELIVRPTSETIIWNTYRDWIKSYRDLPLKINQWANVVRWEMRTRLFLRTAEFLWQEGHTAHTTQQEAEEETLQMLNIYAQFVEEYMAIPVIKGRKSANERFAGALDTLCIEALMQDGKALQAGTSHFLGQNFAKAFDVKFAAKEGGEEYVWATSWGVSTRLIGALLMAHSDDEGLIIPPRIAPVHVVIIPMFNKNLPEMNEKILEQSLGLKKELESTIYENAPIRVTLDDDDTKRPGFKFAENELKGIPLRIVIGPRDYENEVVELARRDTKAKTSVPIKGLAAHVKELLGTMQKAIFEKAQAFRDQNIREANSYEELKQILDTKGGFVSAHWDGTAETEDKIKTETKATIRCIPLDNPQEEGKCILSGKPSKERVLFARAY, via the coding sequence ATGGCAAAAGGAATCAGTAGTAGAGCAGAAGATTACAGTCAGTGGTATAATGATCTTGTTATAAAAGGAGGCCTGGCAGAACATTCTTCTGTGAGAGGATGCATGGTTATAAAGCCCTATGGATATGCCATTTGGGAAAATATGCAAAGTGTTTTAGACAAAATGTTTAAAGACACCGGCCATCAAAATGCTTATTTTCCTTTGTTTATTCCAAAAAGTTTTTTGAGCAAAGAGGCAGCCCATGTTGAAGGTTTCGCAAAAGAATGTGCGGTAGTAACCCATTATCGATTAAAAAATGATCCTGATGGAAATGGAATAATTGTAGATCCTGATGCAAAATTAGAAGAAGAACTGATTGTTAGACCTACCTCAGAAACCATTATTTGGAATACTTATCGAGACTGGATAAAATCATACAGAGACCTTCCATTGAAAATCAATCAATGGGCAAATGTTGTGCGTTGGGAAATGCGTACACGATTGTTTCTCAGAACAGCAGAATTTCTCTGGCAGGAAGGACATACAGCCCACACTACACAACAAGAAGCTGAAGAAGAAACCCTTCAAATGCTGAATATCTACGCGCAATTTGTTGAAGAATATATGGCCATTCCTGTAATCAAAGGACGTAAAAGTGCCAATGAAAGATTTGCCGGAGCATTAGACACTTTGTGTATTGAAGCTCTGATGCAAGATGGAAAAGCATTACAAGCCGGGACTTCTCATTTTCTCGGACAAAATTTTGCCAAGGCCTTTGACGTGAAATTCGCAGCCAAAGAGGGTGGTGAAGAATATGTATGGGCAACTTCCTGGGGCGTTTCTACCAGGCTGATTGGCGCACTTCTAATGGCACATTCAGATGATGAAGGACTAATTATCCCGCCAAGAATAGCACCTGTCCATGTGGTTATTATTCCAATGTTCAACAAGAATCTGCCAGAAATGAATGAAAAGATTCTTGAACAAAGCCTTGGGCTTAAAAAGGAACTGGAAAGTACAATTTATGAAAATGCCCCAATTCGCGTAACGCTGGATGACGATGACACCAAACGTCCCGGATTTAAATTTGCTGAAAATGAACTCAAGGGCATTCCTTTGCGCATAGTAATTGGCCCGAGAGATTATGAAAATGAAGTAGTGGAACTGGCACGCAGGGATACAAAAGCAAAAACTTCAGTTCCGATTAAGGGATTAGCTGCTCATGTTAAAGAACTGCTTGGTACCATGCAAAAAGCAATTTTTGAAAAGGCACAAGCTTTCAGGGATCAAAATATTCGCGAAGCAAACTCTTATGAGGAGTTGAAGCAAATATTAGACACAAAAGGTGGTTTTGTATCAGCACACTGGGATGGTACTGCTGAGACAGAAGACAAGATTAAAACGGAGACCAAAGCCACTATTCGCTGTATTCCATTGGACAACCCACAGGAAGAAGGTAAATGCATACTTAGCGGAAAGCCCTCAAAAGAAAGGGTATTGTTTGCCAGGGCATATTAG